One segment of Leptodactylus fuscus isolate aLepFus1 chromosome 7, aLepFus1.hap2, whole genome shotgun sequence DNA contains the following:
- the DUSP23 gene encoding dual specificity protein phosphatase 23 yields MPPAPPHNFSWVEPGLLAGMAMPRLPAHYEYLYENGIRHLVTLTEHKPPYHDTCLGITLHRIRILDFCPPSMEQVKTFLRIVEDARAKGEAVAVHCLHGHGRTGTMLACYLVKTRKITGVDAIHEIRQLRRGSIETTEQEKSVIQFHHHIK; encoded by the exons ATGCCGCCCGCCCCTCCACACAACTTCTCCTGGGTGGAGCCCGGCCTGCTGGCTGGTATGGCGATGCCGCGTCTCCCGGCTCATTATGAATACCTCTATGAGAATGGGATCCGCCACCTGGTGACCCTGACCGAGCACAAACCACCTTACCATGACACCTGCCTGGGCATCACCCTGCACCGCATCCGCATCCTGGACTTCTGCCCACCCAGCATGGAGCAGGTCAAGACCTTCCTGAGGATTGTGGAGGACGCCAGAGCCAAAGGGGAG GCGGTCGCGGTCCATTGCTTGCACGGACACGGACGCACCGGCACCATGTTGGCTTGCTATCTGGTAAAAACTAGAAAGATCACTGGAGTGGACGCCATTCACGAAATCCGACAGCTCCGCCGCGGATCCATCGAGACGACTGAGCAAGAGAAGTCTGTGATACAGTTCCATCATCACATCAAGTGA